The Fulvia fulva chromosome 6, complete sequence genome includes a window with the following:
- a CDS encoding Mitochondrial FAD carrier protein FLX1 — MPRVYPPLEGRQPTVVLSPSLVESAAGFTAGVVSTLVVHPFDVIKTRLQINSQNATRPGSTLRMIRQIANEALHGPSEDMVRVRASFAKESQAVVRSFYRGLMPNMIGNSVSWALYFMWYGNIKDLVRAARQASSGGERVHALKSSDYFLASGISGVLTAVATNPIWVIKTRMLSTAKDAEGAYKSIAHGTSALYKAEGVKGFYRGLVPSLFGVSHGAIQFMAYEQLKNHWALSRKGGKEGLTNLDYLSLSAASKMFAGSITYPYQVVRSRLQTYDAAKKYNGVRDVVVQIYRKEGMRGFYKGLAPNLIRVLPSTCVTFLVYENMKFYLPRMWNKEGQVEP; from the coding sequence ATGCCTCGAGTCTACCCACCACTCGAAGGTCGCCAACCCACCGTCGTCCTCTCACCCTCCCTAGTCGAGTCCGCTGCAGGCTTCACCGCCGGCGTTGTCAGCACCCTCGTCGTCCACCCTTTCGATGTAATCAAGACACGCCTCCAAATTAACTCCCAGAATGCAACCCGCCCCGGCTCCACACTCCGCATGATCCGGCAGATCGCGAATGAAGCCCTCCATGGACCGTCGGAGGATATGGTGAGGGTAAGAGCTAGCTTCGCGAAAGAGTCACAGGCTGTTGTGAGGAGTTTCTATCGGGGCTTGATGCCGAATATGATTGGGAATAGTGTCAGTTGGGCGCTGTATTTTATGTGGTATGGGAACATCAAAGATCTGGTGAGGGCGGCACGGCAAGCGAGCAGTGGCGGGGAGCGAGTACATGCGTTGAAGAGCTCGGATTATTTTCTGGCCAGCGGTATTTCTGGTGTTCTCACGGCGGTCGCCACGAATCCGATCTGGGTTATCAAGACGAGAATGTTGAGTACGGCGAAGGATGCGGAGGGGGCGTATAAGAGTATTGCCCATGGGACTAGTGCGCTGTACAAGGCGGAGGGGGTGAAAGGGTTTTATCGAGGATTGGTGCCCAGCTTGTTTGGGGTGAGTCATGGCGCGATACAGTTCATGGCGTATGAGCAGTTGAAGAACCATTGGGCGTTGAGCAGGAAGGGTGGAAAAGAAGGATTGACAAACTTGGATTATTTGAGCCTGAGTGCGGCGAGCAAGATGTTTGCGGGCAGTATTACCTATCCCTACCAGGTGGTGAGGTCGAGGTTGCAGACGTATGACGCGGCGAAGAAGTATAATGGTGTGAGGGATGTGGTGGTGCAGATCTATCGGAAGGAGGGGATGAGAGGGTTTTACAAGGGACTGGCGCCGAATTTGATCAGGGTGCTGCCGTCGACTTGCGTCACGTTTTTGGTGTATGAGAACATGAAGTTCTATCTGCCGAGGATGTGGAACAAGGAAGGTCAGGTTGAGCCTTGA
- a CDS encoding Damage-control phosphatase — protein sequence MTACPMKTTLNGIVSQILCPTTIIDIDKMEYDPKVPPSSTADPTSFAYISARERWPTILTQAIDDVHRATGKESGEKLEEGKKITNDLATLKYELQHNRQLSLLPEDGDPDIEAYNKELEQRGNPKWHDVAWLYAECYLYRRMATLFRNSTHWKSYDVFSKQKLSTFRSSRPAVLELAARYNDLTKQLQSDQSALANASEEERAEAEKALFIEMCEICLWGNATDLSLLTNLSYDDIQKLQGSNARKANEDKILINNFPEAFATLKKAQQAGNKERRVDIVLDNAGFEVFVDLILAGYLLQSGLATHIVLHPKNIPWFVSDVIPKDFSDLLSVLVDAKNFYETPSEDDQVRGKTPQPLSDKESQDLQALFQNWSTLYAEGQIVLRPNVFWTEGGGYWRLPNTAPKLYEDLKESELVIFKGDLNYRKLTGDVTWDPATPWTEALGPLGPSSGLRVLALRTCKADVVVGLPKGKDEELRAMEGGGGDSGARKWAWSGKWAVVSFCDGKA from the exons ATGACGGCATGCCCGATGAAGACAACATTGAATGGAATCGTCTCACAAATTCTTTGTCCGACCACAATCATAGACATAGACAAGATGGAGTACGATCCGAAAGTCC CGCCGTCGAGCACCGCCGACCCAACATCATTCGCCTACATCTCTGCAAGAGAGCGATGGCCGACGATTCTG ACGCAAGCGATCGATGATGTGCATAGAGCCACCGGCAAGGAAAGCGGCGAGAAGCTTGAAGAAGGCAAGAAGATCACCAACGATCTTGCCACGCTCAAGTATGAGCTGCAGCACAATCGGCAACTAAG CCTCCTACCCGAGGATGGCGATCCGGACATCGAGGCATACAACAAAGAGCTGGAGCAACGAGGCAACCCCAAGTGGCACGATGTAGCATGGCTCTATGCCGAGTGCTACCTGTATCG CCGCATGGCGACACTGTTCCGCAATTCGACCCACTGGAAGTCATACGACGTCTTCTCGAAACAGAAGCTGTCCACTTTCCGCTCATCTCGCCCTGCAGTGCTTGAGCTCGCAGCACGATACAATGACCTCACCAAGCAATTGCAGTCCGATCAGTCAGCTTTGGCCAACGCCTCTGAAGAAGAGCGAGCAGAGGCGGAGAAAGCACTCTTCATCGAGATGTGCGAGATCTGCCTATGGGGCAATGCCACTGATCTGTCTCTTCTCACCAACCTCAGCTACGACGACATCCAGAAGTTGCAGGGCTCGAACGCTCGCAAGGCGAATGAAGACAAGATTCTCATCAACAACTTCCCAGAGGCCTTTGCGACACTGAAGAAAGCTCAGCAGGCGGGTAACAAGGAGCGACGAGTGGACATCGTACTTGACAACGCAGGCTTTGAAGTCTTCGTCGATCTCATCCTTGCTGGATACCTCCTGCAATCAGGACTCGCCACGCATATCGTGCTACACCCCAAGAACATTCCATGGTTCGTGTCCGACGTTATACCAAAGGACTTTTCGGACCTGCTCAGTGTCTTGGTTGATGCTAAGAATTTCTACGAGACACCTTCAGAGGATGACCAAGTAAGAGGCAAGACTCCACAACCGCTATCCGACAAGGAGTCTCAAGACTTGCAAGCACTATTCCAGAACTGGAGCACACTATACGCTGAAGGCCAGATTGTCCTGCGGCCGAACGTATTTTGGACAGAAGGTGGAGGCTACTGGCGTCTGCCAAACACAGCGCCCAAGCTGTACGAAGATCTCAAGGAAAGCGAGCTCGTCATTTTCAAGGGCGATCTCAACTACCGCAAGCTTACAGGCGATGTGACGTGGGACCCTGCTACGCCGTGGACGGAGGCGCTGGGTCCGCTTGGCCCATCGTCTGGTCTGCGTGTACTGGCGTTGCGCACTTGTAAAGCGGATGTCGTGGTTGGACTGCCCAAGGGCAAGGACGAAGAGCTCAGAGCCATGGAAGGCGGTGGCGGTGATAGTGGTGCCCGAAAGTGGGCCTGGAGCGGCAAGTGGGCTGTTGTTAGCTTCTGCGATGGCAAGGCTTGA